One window from the genome of Candidatus Zixiibacteriota bacterium encodes:
- the rpsG gene encoding 30S ribosomal protein S7, with amino-acid sequence MSRRTSAERRPVVPDFKYGEKTITQFISCLMKDGKRSTAQRLFYDAVGQAEKKSGESGLEVFRKALNNVKPVLEVRSRRVGGATYQVPVEVRPERRTALAIRWLISYARARGGHTMAEKLAAEFLAAANNEGAAIKKKEDTHKMAEANKAFAHFRW; translated from the coding sequence ATGTCGAGACGCACGAGTGCAGAGAGACGACCAGTCGTTCCCGATTTTAAATACGGCGAGAAGACGATCACCCAGTTCATCTCCTGTCTGATGAAGGACGGGAAGCGGTCCACGGCGCAGCGGCTGTTCTACGACGCCGTCGGCCAGGCCGAGAAGAAGTCCGGGGAGAGCGGACTGGAAGTCTTCCGCAAGGCGCTGAACAACGTGAAGCCGGTTCTGGAAGTCCGGTCGCGGCGCGTGGGCGGCGCGACCTACCAGGTGCCGGTTGAAGTGCGGCCGGAGCGTCGGACGGCGCTGGCGATCCGCTGGCTCATTTCGTATGCGCGCGCGCGCGGCGGGCATACGATGGCGGAGAAGCTGGCGGCCGAGTTCCTGGCCGCGGCGAATAATGAGGGCGCCGCCATCAAGAAGAAGGAGGATACGCACAAGATGGCCGAGGCCAACAAGGCCTTCGCTCACTTCCGGTGGTAG
- the rpoC gene encoding DNA-directed RNA polymerase subunit beta': protein MFDIAGKNMGQQKKGPAEYAAIQIQMASPETILSWSYGEVTKPETINYRSFKPERDGLFCERIFGPVKDWECNCGKYKRIRFRGIVCDRCGVEVTQSKVRRERMGHIQLAVPVSHIWYFKSLPSRIGHLLDLSIRELERILYYENYLMIDPGNSSYQRGDVLTEEEFVELEEAGKSFDARMGAEAVQELLRQIDIEELAVEQRAKARVETSAQRKKDILKRLRIVESFRQSNNRPEWMIMSVIPVIPPDLRPLVPLEGGRFATSDLNDLYRRVINRNNRLKKLIDIQAPDVILRNEKRMLQEAVDALFDNGRRTHSVRGDSRRPLKSLSDLLKGKQGRFRQNLLGKRVDYSGRSVIVVGPELKLHQCGLPKNMALELFKPFIIMKLEEKGYVQTVKSAKKLVERERPEVWDILEEIIADHPVLLNRAPTLHRLGIQAFYPVLVEGKAIRLHPLVCAAFNADFDGDQMAVHVPLSFEAQLEAKILMLATNNVLVPSSGRPIAVPSQDMVIGSYYLTKPRQGAKGEGMRFYSPDEALAAYDAGHVDLHATVHVRISGQSVETTPGRLIFNNILPKNVPYFNETATKGTLGEVVASSFWLEGQAATVEFLDRLKQIGFEYATKAGVTVSIEDLVVPDEKAVLIEDARQQVAKIQKQYERGAITYGERYNKVIDLWTHTTNEVGRVMFENLAAQNQGFNPVYMMATSGARGSREQIRQLAGMRGLMAKPQKKLTGGVGEIIENPITSNFREGLSVQEYFISTHGARKGLADTALKTADAGYLTRRLVDVAQDVIIREIDCGTIRGLVVRAIKEGEEIIESLADRILGRVALEDVFDPYSDELIVEAGQEISERMAMAIEEAGIESVQIRSVLTCESKHGVCAKCYGRNLTTMKMVDIGEAVGVIAAQSIGEPGTQLTLRTFHIGGTAARIAEQSQVVAKYAGTIKLVEIRSLKREDGSVMVVSREGTGEVHIIDEKERVRSRLKVPYGAHLLADDGQAIKKGDIIYEWDPYKTVILAEKNGVVKFRDIEKDVSYREAHDAQTGLIQRIITDTKDKSLFPTILIQSQSGKTLASYRVPTEAQLEVKEGDAVTAGDVLVKMPRVIAKSRDITGGLPRVAELFEARRPHDPAVISEIDGTVEFGRIVRGQQQVLIHGEMDEVREYLVPHGKHMMVHAGDRVTAGDRLCEGAVDPHDILDILGPYEAERYLVNEIQEVYRLQGVRINDKHIEIIVRQMMQKVQIDQVGDTNFLEGEKVDKLKFDEENARVTAEGGEPATSRPLLLGITRASLSTESFISAASFQETTKVLTEAAISGKVDYLMGLKENVIIGHLIPAGTGIDRYKRLEVVTDEAEEEEAARGLIESGHASEGDVADIFDKNS from the coding sequence ATGTTTGATATCGCTGGGAAGAACATGGGCCAGCAGAAGAAGGGTCCGGCCGAGTACGCGGCCATCCAGATACAGATGGCATCGCCCGAGACGATCCTCTCGTGGTCGTACGGCGAGGTGACGAAGCCGGAGACGATCAACTACCGGTCGTTCAAGCCGGAGCGCGACGGTTTGTTCTGCGAGCGCATTTTCGGTCCGGTGAAGGACTGGGAGTGCAACTGCGGGAAGTACAAGCGGATCCGTTTCCGCGGGATCGTGTGCGACCGCTGCGGCGTGGAGGTGACCCAGTCCAAGGTGCGCCGCGAGCGCATGGGGCACATCCAGCTCGCCGTGCCGGTCTCCCACATCTGGTACTTCAAATCGCTCCCCTCGCGCATCGGCCACCTGCTCGACCTGTCGATCCGCGAGCTCGAACGCATCCTGTACTACGAGAACTACCTGATGATCGATCCGGGCAACTCCTCGTACCAGCGGGGCGACGTCCTCACCGAAGAGGAGTTCGTCGAGCTGGAGGAAGCGGGGAAGTCGTTCGACGCGCGCATGGGCGCGGAGGCGGTCCAGGAGCTGCTCCGGCAGATCGACATCGAAGAACTGGCGGTGGAACAGCGGGCCAAGGCGCGCGTGGAGACGTCCGCCCAGCGAAAGAAGGACATCCTCAAGCGCCTGCGCATCGTGGAATCGTTCCGCCAGTCGAACAACCGCCCCGAGTGGATGATCATGAGCGTGATCCCGGTGATCCCCCCGGATCTCCGTCCGCTCGTGCCGCTCGAGGGGGGGCGTTTCGCGACCTCCGACCTCAACGACCTCTACCGCCGGGTGATCAACCGGAACAACCGGCTGAAGAAGCTGATCGACATCCAGGCGCCGGACGTGATTTTGCGGAACGAGAAACGGATGCTGCAGGAGGCGGTGGACGCGCTCTTCGACAACGGGCGGCGGACCCACTCGGTGCGCGGCGATTCCCGGCGGCCGCTGAAATCGCTGTCCGACCTGCTTAAAGGGAAGCAGGGGCGGTTCCGGCAGAACCTGCTGGGCAAGCGCGTGGACTATTCGGGCCGCTCGGTGATCGTGGTCGGCCCGGAGCTCAAGCTCCACCAGTGCGGCCTGCCCAAGAACATGGCTCTCGAGCTGTTCAAGCCGTTCATCATCATGAAGCTCGAGGAGAAGGGGTACGTCCAGACGGTCAAGTCGGCCAAGAAGCTGGTGGAGCGGGAGCGCCCCGAAGTGTGGGATATTCTCGAGGAGATTATCGCCGACCACCCGGTGCTGCTCAACCGCGCCCCCACGCTGCACCGGCTCGGGATCCAGGCGTTCTACCCCGTGCTCGTCGAGGGGAAGGCGATCCGCCTGCACCCGCTCGTGTGCGCGGCGTTCAACGCCGACTTCGACGGCGACCAGATGGCGGTGCACGTGCCGCTGTCGTTCGAGGCCCAGCTCGAGGCGAAAATCCTCATGCTGGCGACCAACAACGTCCTCGTGCCGTCATCGGGACGGCCGATCGCCGTTCCCTCGCAGGACATGGTGATCGGGTCGTACTACCTGACCAAGCCGCGCCAGGGGGCCAAGGGGGAGGGGATGAGGTTCTACTCGCCGGACGAGGCGCTGGCCGCCTACGACGCCGGGCATGTCGACCTGCACGCGACCGTGCACGTGCGGATCAGCGGACAATCGGTCGAGACCACTCCCGGACGCCTCATCTTCAACAACATTCTCCCCAAGAACGTGCCGTATTTCAACGAGACGGCGACTAAGGGGACGCTCGGCGAGGTGGTGGCCTCCAGTTTTTGGCTGGAGGGACAGGCGGCGACGGTGGAGTTCCTCGACCGGCTCAAGCAGATCGGCTTTGAGTACGCGACCAAGGCCGGGGTGACGGTGTCGATCGAAGACCTCGTGGTCCCGGACGAAAAGGCCGTGCTGATTGAGGATGCGCGGCAGCAGGTGGCGAAGATTCAGAAGCAGTACGAGCGGGGGGCGATTACCTACGGCGAGCGCTACAACAAGGTTATCGATCTCTGGACGCACACCACGAACGAGGTGGGGCGGGTGATGTTCGAGAACCTGGCCGCGCAGAACCAGGGGTTCAACCCGGTGTATATGATGGCGACGTCGGGCGCCCGCGGCTCGCGCGAGCAGATCCGCCAGCTCGCGGGGATGCGCGGGCTGATGGCAAAACCCCAGAAGAAGCTGACCGGCGGCGTCGGGGAGATTATCGAAAACCCGATCACGTCGAATTTCCGTGAAGGCCTGAGCGTGCAGGAGTACTTCATCTCGACCCACGGAGCCCGCAAAGGACTGGCCGACACGGCGCTAAAGACCGCCGACGCCGGCTACCTCACGCGCCGGCTGGTGGATGTCGCGCAGGATGTCATCATCCGGGAAATCGACTGCGGGACGATCCGCGGGCTCGTAGTGCGGGCAATCAAAGAAGGGGAGGAAATAATCGAGTCGCTCGCCGACCGCATTCTCGGCCGCGTGGCGCTCGAGGACGTGTTCGATCCTTACTCCGACGAACTCATCGTCGAGGCCGGGCAGGAGATTTCGGAGCGGATGGCGATGGCGATCGAGGAGGCGGGGATCGAGTCGGTGCAGATCCGGTCGGTGCTCACCTGCGAATCGAAACACGGCGTGTGCGCGAAATGCTACGGGCGCAACCTCACGACCATGAAGATGGTCGACATCGGCGAAGCGGTCGGCGTGATCGCCGCCCAGTCGATCGGTGAGCCGGGGACGCAGCTGACCCTCCGGACGTTCCACATCGGCGGCACGGCGGCGCGCATCGCCGAGCAGTCGCAGGTGGTGGCCAAGTACGCCGGGACGATCAAGCTCGTGGAAATCCGGTCGCTCAAGCGCGAGGACGGCTCGGTGATGGTGGTCAGCCGCGAGGGCACGGGCGAGGTGCACATCATCGACGAGAAAGAACGGGTGCGCTCGCGCCTGAAAGTGCCCTACGGCGCACACCTGCTGGCCGACGACGGCCAGGCGATCAAGAAGGGCGACATCATCTACGAATGGGATCCCTACAAGACCGTGATCCTGGCCGAGAAGAACGGCGTGGTGAAGTTCCGGGATATCGAGAAGGACGTGTCCTACCGCGAGGCCCACGACGCTCAGACCGGGTTGATCCAGCGCATCATCACGGACACCAAGGACAAGAGCCTGTTCCCGACCATCCTGATCCAGAGCCAGAGCGGCAAGACGCTGGCCAGCTACCGGGTGCCGACCGAGGCCCAGTTGGAGGTGAAGGAGGGGGACGCGGTGACGGCGGGGGACGTGCTGGTGAAAATGCCGCGGGTGATCGCGAAATCGCGCGACATCACCGGGGGTCTGCCCCGGGTGGCCGAGCTGTTCGAGGCGCGGCGCCCCCACGACCCGGCGGTCATTTCCGAGATCGACGGAACGGTCGAGTTCGGCCGCATTGTCCGCGGCCAGCAGCAGGTGCTCATCCACGGGGAAATGGATGAAGTCCGCGAGTACCTGGTTCCGCACGGCAAGCACATGATGGTGCACGCCGGGGACCGGGTGACGGCGGGCGACCGGTTGTGCGAGGGGGCGGTCGATCCGCACGACATCCTCGACATCCTGGGGCCCTACGAGGCCGAGCGCTACCTGGTGAACGAAATCCAGGAAGTCTACCGCCTCCAGGGCGTGCGCATCAACGACAAGCACATCGAAATCATTGTGCGCCAGATGATGCAGAAAGTCCAGATCGACCAGGTCGGGGACACCAACTTCCTGGAAGGGGAGAAGGTTGACAAGCTGAAATTCGACGAGGAGAACGCCCGGGTGACGGCCGAGGGGGGCGAGCCGGCCACTTCGCGGCCGCTCCTGCTGGGGATCACGCGGGCCTCCCTGTCCACCGAGAGCTTCATCTCGGCCGCCTCGTTCCAGGAGACGACCAAGGTGCTGACCGAAGCGGCGATTTCCGGCAAGGTGGACTACCTGATGGGGTTGAAGGAGAACGTCATCATCGGGCATCTGATCCCGGCCGGGACCGGGATTGACCGCTACAAGCGCCTGGAGGTGGTGACGGACGAGGCGGAGGAGGAAGAGGCCGCCCGTGGGCTGATCGAATCCGGGCACGCCTCGGAAGGCGATGTGGCCGATATTTTTGACAAAAACTCTTGA
- the rpoB gene encoding DNA-directed RNA polymerase subunit beta has product MPNLLEVQLESYREFLQPDTPPDKRKRQGLHQIFLDIFPITDIHENYSLEYVGYHLGPSRYTIDECRARNMTYAAPLRVTMRLISRQGEGEKKEVKDIIEQDVYLGELPLLTEWGTFIVNGAERVVVSQLHRSPGVFFDEDMHPNGKKLYSARIIPYRGSWVEFAMDINDVMYVYIDSRRKMPATTLLRAIGYSSDEEILNLFYKVSKVNLKGKSDEDLATYVLAETIVNTESGEVILEPGETLDEEMVEKIAAAGYKAARVVDKVTNKREAYVILNTLRKDPTKSREEALMRIYALVRPGEPPTLEMAESLLEKFFFNNKRYDLGEVGRYMINHRMQINIDLNRTTLDPQDFVAIVKYLVGLVNDEGYVDDIDHLGNRRARTVGELMANLFSVGLSRVARTIRERLSLKDQENVTPQLLVNARTVSTVVETFFGSSQLSQFMDQTNPLSELTHKRRLSALGPGGLTRERAGFEVRDVHHTHYGRMCPIETPEGPNIGLITSLATFARINKYGFLETPYRKAVNGKVTDQIDYLSADEEDRYFIAQANEPLDKNGRFVNDKVLARRRSDYPLIPASEVQFMDVSPRQIVSVAASLIPFLEHDDANRALMGSNMQRQAVPLLRTQAPFVGTGMERKVAEDAGAVIKARRAGEVVYVDARQVVIRPDVRPRINELGWVEDDVYELTKYRRSNQDTCILYKPNVALGTKVAVGDVVANGPAVENGELALGYNVLVAFMPWRGYNYEDAIILSERLMQDDIFTSVHVEEYELQVRDTKRGSEEITREIPNVSEEALLNLDENGIVRIGAEVEAGDILVGKVTPKGETELSPEERLLRAIFGEKAGDVRDASLKAPPGMKGVVIKTQVFSRKERTEEAKRQEKTEVAAIRKTFNHQIDQIKKLRAQRIGELLDGKTSQTVRSLVDNSVVVRAGHKYKADFFENFDFDAVVAPEGFTTEANTNKHADAIVEEAARLIARKQQDMEVEVDKVVRGAELPPGVKQLVKVTIAIRRKISVGDKMAGRHGNKGVVSKLVPVEDMPHMEDGTPVDIILNPLGVPSRMNVGQILETHLGWAVAKLGERVATPVFEGADIEEIKRKLRTAGLPEDGKLQLFDGRSGEPFDNPVTVGYIYMLKLSHLVDDKIHARSIGPYSLVTQQPLGGKAQFGGQRFGEMEVWALEAYGAAYTLQEMLTVKSDDVTGRSRIYEAIVKGENPPEPGYPEAFNVLIKELQALGLDVKLLEK; this is encoded by the coding sequence ATGCCGAACCTGCTGGAGGTTCAGCTCGAGTCGTACCGGGAATTTCTGCAGCCGGACACGCCGCCGGACAAACGGAAGCGGCAGGGCCTCCATCAGATCTTCCTGGACATCTTCCCGATCACGGACATCCACGAGAATTACTCGCTCGAGTATGTCGGCTACCACCTGGGGCCGTCGCGGTACACGATCGACGAGTGCCGGGCGCGGAACATGACGTACGCGGCCCCGCTGCGGGTGACGATGCGGCTGATCAGCCGCCAGGGGGAAGGGGAGAAGAAAGAAGTCAAGGACATCATCGAGCAGGACGTCTACCTCGGCGAATTGCCGCTTCTCACCGAGTGGGGGACGTTCATCGTCAACGGCGCCGAGCGGGTGGTGGTCAGCCAGCTGCACCGCAGTCCCGGGGTGTTTTTCGACGAGGACATGCACCCCAACGGCAAGAAGCTGTACTCGGCCCGGATCATCCCCTACCGGGGTTCGTGGGTCGAGTTCGCCATGGACATCAACGACGTCATGTACGTCTACATCGACTCGCGTCGCAAGATGCCCGCGACCACCCTCCTGCGGGCCATCGGCTACTCCTCGGACGAAGAGATTCTCAATCTGTTCTATAAGGTGTCGAAGGTCAACCTGAAGGGGAAGAGCGACGAGGACCTGGCGACGTACGTGTTGGCGGAGACGATCGTGAACACCGAGTCCGGCGAAGTGATCCTGGAGCCGGGCGAGACGCTCGACGAGGAGATGGTCGAGAAGATCGCGGCCGCCGGGTACAAGGCGGCGCGGGTGGTCGACAAGGTGACCAACAAGCGCGAGGCCTACGTCATTCTCAACACGCTGCGGAAGGACCCGACGAAGTCGCGCGAGGAGGCGCTCATGCGCATCTACGCGCTCGTGCGGCCGGGCGAGCCGCCGACGCTCGAGATGGCGGAGTCGCTCCTGGAGAAGTTCTTCTTCAACAACAAGCGCTACGATCTCGGCGAGGTCGGGCGCTACATGATCAACCACCGCATGCAGATCAACATCGACCTGAACCGGACGACGCTCGACCCGCAGGATTTCGTGGCCATCGTCAAGTACCTCGTCGGCCTGGTGAACGACGAAGGGTACGTCGACGACATCGACCACCTGGGCAACCGGCGGGCGCGGACGGTCGGGGAGCTGATGGCGAACCTGTTCTCGGTGGGTCTGTCGCGGGTGGCGCGGACGATCCGGGAGCGGCTCTCGCTGAAGGATCAGGAGAACGTGACGCCCCAGCTGCTCGTGAACGCGCGGACGGTGTCGACGGTGGTGGAGACGTTTTTCGGCTCTTCGCAGCTCTCGCAGTTCATGGACCAGACGAACCCGCTCTCGGAGCTGACCCACAAGCGGCGGCTGTCGGCGCTGGGTCCGGGGGGGCTGACGCGGGAGCGGGCGGGGTTCGAGGTGCGCGACGTGCACCACACCCACTACGGCCGGATGTGCCCGATCGAGACGCCGGAGGGCCCGAACATCGGACTGATCACCTCGCTGGCGACTTTCGCGCGCATCAACAAGTACGGCTTCCTCGAAACGCCCTACCGGAAAGCGGTCAACGGGAAGGTGACGGACCAGATCGACTACCTGTCGGCCGACGAGGAGGACCGCTATTTCATCGCCCAGGCCAACGAGCCGCTGGACAAGAACGGCCGGTTCGTGAACGACAAGGTGCTCGCGCGGCGGCGCTCAGACTACCCGCTGATTCCGGCCAGCGAAGTGCAGTTCATGGACGTCTCGCCGCGGCAGATTGTGTCGGTGGCGGCCTCGCTCATCCCGTTTCTCGAGCACGACGACGCGAACCGCGCGCTCATGGGCTCGAACATGCAGCGCCAGGCGGTGCCGCTTCTGAGAACGCAGGCGCCGTTCGTGGGGACGGGGATGGAGCGGAAGGTGGCCGAGGATGCCGGGGCGGTGATCAAGGCTCGGCGGGCGGGCGAGGTCGTGTACGTCGATGCGCGCCAGGTCGTGATCCGGCCCGACGTGCGACCGCGGATCAACGAGCTCGGGTGGGTGGAAGACGACGTGTACGAGCTGACCAAGTACCGCCGCTCCAACCAGGACACCTGCATCCTCTACAAGCCGAATGTCGCGCTGGGGACGAAGGTGGCGGTGGGCGACGTGGTCGCCAACGGCCCGGCGGTCGAAAACGGCGAACTCGCCCTCGGCTACAACGTCCTCGTCGCATTCATGCCCTGGCGCGGCTACAACTACGAAGACGCGATCATCCTCAGCGAGCGCCTCATGCAGGACGACATCTTCACCTCGGTGCACGTTGAGGAGTACGAATTGCAGGTCCGCGACACCAAGCGCGGCAGCGAAGAAATCACCCGCGAGATCCCGAATGTCTCGGAAGAGGCGTTGCTGAACCTGGACGAAAACGGGATCGTGCGGATCGGCGCGGAGGTCGAGGCCGGGGATATCCTGGTGGGCAAGGTCACGCCGAAGGGCGAGACCGAACTGTCGCCGGAGGAGCGGCTCTTGCGGGCGATTTTCGGGGAGAAGGCGGGCGACGTCCGCGACGCCTCGTTGAAAGCGCCGCCCGGGATGAAGGGCGTCGTGATCAAAACCCAGGTGTTCAGCCGCAAGGAACGCACCGAGGAGGCCAAGCGGCAGGAGAAGACCGAGGTGGCGGCGATCCGGAAGACGTTCAACCACCAGATCGACCAGATCAAGAAGCTGCGGGCGCAGCGGATCGGCGAATTGCTCGACGGCAAGACGTCGCAGACGGTGCGGTCGCTCGTCGACAACTCGGTGGTGGTGCGGGCCGGCCACAAGTACAAAGCCGACTTCTTCGAGAACTTCGACTTCGACGCGGTGGTGGCGCCCGAGGGTTTCACGACCGAGGCCAACACGAACAAGCACGCCGATGCGATCGTCGAGGAAGCCGCCCGGCTGATCGCCCGGAAGCAGCAGGATATGGAAGTCGAGGTCGACAAGGTCGTCCGCGGCGCCGAACTGCCGCCGGGGGTGAAGCAGTTGGTGAAGGTGACGATCGCCATCCGCCGGAAGATTTCAGTCGGCGACAAGATGGCGGGCCGTCACGGCAATAAGGGGGTGGTGTCGAAACTGGTGCCGGTGGAGGACATGCCGCACATGGAGGACGGCACGCCGGTGGACATCATCCTCAACCCGCTCGGCGTTCCGTCGCGTATGAACGTGGGCCAGATTCTCGAAACCCACCTCGGCTGGGCGGTCGCCAAATTGGGCGAGCGGGTGGCGACGCCGGTGTTCGAAGGCGCCGACATCGAGGAGATCAAACGCAAGCTGCGGACGGCCGGCCTCCCGGAGGACGGCAAGCTGCAGCTGTTTGACGGCCGGTCGGGCGAGCCGTTCGACAACCCGGTGACGGTGGGCTACATTTACATGCTGAAACTCTCGCACCTGGTCGACGACAAGATCCATGCCCGGTCGATCGGGCCGTACTCGCTGGTGACGCAGCAGCCGCTCGGCGGCAAGGCGCAGTTCGGCGGGCAGCGGTTCGGCGAGATGGAGGTGTGGGCGCTCGAAGCCTACGGCGCGGCCTACACGCTCCAGGAGATGCTGACGGTCAAGTCGGACGACGTGACCGGCCGCAGCCGGATCTACGAGGCGATCGTGAAGGGCGAGAATCCGCCGGAACCGGGGTACCCGGAGGCGTTCAACGTGCTGATCAAGGAGCTCCAGGCGCTCGGCTTGGACGTCAAGCTCCTCGAGAAGTAG
- the rplK gene encoding 50S ribosomal protein L11, translating to MAKKVIGQIKLQIPAGQANPAPPVGPALGQRGVNIMEFCKAFNARTQDGKGILTPVIITVYSDKSFSFITKTPPASTLLRLAAKLPKGSAVPNRDKVGSVTSEQLRQIAEQKMADLNAASIEAAMLMVAGTARSMGIEIKG from the coding sequence GTGGCCAAGAAAGTAATAGGACAGATCAAACTCCAGATTCCCGCGGGGCAGGCGAATCCGGCGCCGCCGGTCGGCCCGGCGCTCGGCCAGCGCGGGGTCAACATCATGGAGTTCTGCAAGGCGTTCAACGCGCGGACGCAGGACGGCAAGGGGATCCTGACGCCGGTGATAATCACCGTGTACAGCGACAAGTCGTTTTCGTTCATTACGAAAACCCCGCCGGCCTCGACCCTGCTGCGCCTCGCGGCGAAGCTGCCGAAGGGTTCGGCCGTGCCGAACCGCGACAAGGTCGGCAGCGTGACCTCCGAACAGCTCCGCCAGATCGCGGAGCAGAAAATGGCCGACCTCAACGCGGCCTCGATCGAGGCGGCGATGCTGATGGTGGCCGGGACCGCCCGGTCGATGGGCATTGAAATCAAGGGGTAG
- the rpsL gene encoding 30S ribosomal protein S12: MPTINQLVRKGRRRVIEKTKTPALNSCPQKRGVCTRVYTSTPKKPNSALRKVARVRLTNQIEVTAYIPGEGHNLQEHSIVMIRGGRVKDLPGVRYHIIRGTMDTAGVNDRRKGRSKYGAKKPKQ, from the coding sequence TTGCCGACTATCAACCAGCTTGTTCGTAAGGGTCGCCGGCGGGTGATCGAGAAGACCAAGACGCCCGCGCTCAATTCGTGTCCGCAGAAGCGCGGCGTGTGCACGCGCGTGTATACATCGACGCCCAAGAAGCCGAACTCGGCGCTGCGGAAGGTTGCCCGCGTGCGGTTGACGAACCAAATTGAAGTGACGGCATACATACCTGGCGAAGGCCACAACCTTCAGGAACACTCAATCGTGATGATACGCGGCGGTCGTGTCAAGGATCTTCCCGGGGTGCGCTACCACATCATCCGCGGGACGATGGACACGGCGGGCGTGAACGACCGCCGCAAGGGCCGCTCCAAGTACGGGGCAAAGAAACCGAAGCAGTAG
- a CDS encoding 50S ribosomal protein L10, whose amino-acid sequence MAKPEKVTAVAEMKKLFDECDSFFVTDYQGLSVADVTALRKSLREQGVTFLVGKNTLLKRAAHEAGVGEIDSFLVGPTAIAFARADASAAAKVLQDSFKERELPRTKVFVVADRVYGAGDLKALAELPPREQLLAQVAAAVEAPLAELVRTIDAFFQQLVGSVDALAEKRKAEGPAGPPPGEAGAAS is encoded by the coding sequence ATGGCAAAACCGGAAAAAGTTACCGCCGTCGCTGAGATGAAAAAGCTGTTCGACGAGTGCGACTCCTTTTTCGTGACGGACTACCAGGGGCTGAGCGTGGCCGATGTCACCGCGCTGCGCAAGTCGCTGCGGGAACAGGGCGTCACCTTCCTGGTGGGCAAGAATACGCTGTTGAAGCGGGCGGCGCACGAGGCCGGGGTGGGGGAGATCGACTCCTTCCTGGTCGGGCCGACCGCGATCGCGTTCGCGCGCGCCGATGCATCGGCGGCCGCCAAGGTGCTCCAAGACTCGTTCAAGGAGCGGGAGCTGCCGCGGACGAAGGTGTTCGTGGTGGCCGACCGGGTCTACGGGGCGGGCGATCTCAAGGCGCTCGCCGAGCTGCCCCCGCGCGAGCAGTTGCTGGCCCAGGTGGCGGCGGCGGTCGAGGCGCCTCTGGCCGAACTGGTGCGGACGATCGACGCGTTCTTCCAGCAACTGGTCGGCTCGGTCGACGCGCTGGCCGAGAAGCGGAAGGCGGAGGGCCCGGCCGGCCCGCCGCCCGGAGAGGCCGGGGCGGCGTCATGA
- a CDS encoding 50S ribosomal protein L1 — protein sequence MKRSKHYQASREKVDRTRRYALDEAIALVKGNAFAKFDESVEVAIRLGVNPKHADQMVRGTVALPHGTGKKIRVAVFAAGDKAEEARVAGADIVGAEDLAEKVKGGFLDFDVAVATPDMMRVLGPLGKVLGPRGLMPNPKTGTVTMDLSRAVKELKAGRIEFRIDRQSNVAVSIGKVSFEANQLKENVETFIAAVARAKPASAKGTYFLSASLCSTMGPGVKLDHSLLLADLKK from the coding sequence ATGAAACGATCCAAGCACTACCAGGCATCCCGCGAGAAAGTCGACCGGACGCGCCGCTACGCGCTCGACGAGGCGATCGCGCTCGTGAAGGGCAACGCCTTCGCGAAGTTCGACGAGTCGGTGGAGGTGGCGATCCGGCTGGGGGTGAATCCCAAGCACGCCGACCAGATGGTGCGCGGGACAGTGGCGCTGCCACACGGCACGGGGAAGAAAATCCGCGTGGCGGTGTTCGCGGCCGGCGACAAGGCCGAGGAGGCCCGGGTCGCAGGCGCCGACATCGTGGGCGCGGAAGATCTCGCCGAGAAGGTGAAGGGCGGGTTTCTTGATTTCGACGTCGCCGTGGCGACGCCGGACATGATGCGCGTCCTCGGTCCCCTCGGCAAAGTGCTCGGCCCGCGCGGGCTCATGCCCAACCCGAAGACGGGGACGGTGACGATGGACCTGAGCCGGGCGGTCAAGGAGCTCAAGGCCGGGCGCATCGAGTTCCGCATCGACCGGCAGTCGAACGTGGCCGTCTCAATCGGCAAGGTGTCGTTCGAGGCGAACCAACTCAAAGAAAATGTCGAGACCTTCATCGCGGCCGTCGCCCGGGCCAAGCCGGCCTCGGCCAAAGGGACCTACTTCCTGAGCGCGTCGCTCTGCTCGACCATGGGTCCCGGGGTCAAACTCGATCACAGCCTGCTGCTGGCGGATCTCAAGAAGTGA
- the rplL gene encoding 50S ribosomal protein L7/L12 — protein sequence MDLADLSKAIQDKFGVTAAAPMAMMPGMMAGGGGTAAVAEEQTEFDVVLTAVGDKKIQVIKVVRELTSLGLKEAKDLVEGAPAKVKEGLSKDEAMKAKEKLEEVGAQVDIK from the coding sequence ATGGACCTGGCGGATCTGTCCAAGGCCATTCAGGATAAGTTTGGCGTGACGGCGGCGGCCCCGATGGCGATGATGCCGGGGATGATGGCCGGCGGCGGCGGGACCGCGGCCGTGGCCGAAGAGCAGACCGAATTCGACGTCGTGCTCACGGCGGTCGGCGACAAGAAGATCCAGGTCATCAAGGTCGTGCGCGAACTCACGTCGCTGGGCCTGAAAGAGGCCAAAGACCTCGTCGAAGGAGCCCCGGCGAAAGTGAAGGAAGGCTTGTCGAAGGACGAGGCGATGAAGGCCAAGGAGAAGCTCGAGGAAGTCGGCGCCCAGGTCGACATCAAGTAG